Genomic window (Nymphaea colorata isolate Beijing-Zhang1983 chromosome 1, ASM883128v2, whole genome shotgun sequence):
CATTATACAGTGGAACATTAGCCAAAGTTAAGTCATGACTAGAAAATACATTAAATAGCAGTTACTCAGCTCAACAATTGACTTAAGCTAGATTCTGTAGGTCCAGAGTCACTTGAAAATCAATGAATGGAAGATAGGTAGTTGGTCTATTACTCCAAGACATATAAGAAGGTGATGAATTCAGTCATGCAAAGCTACAGCTTCATGCATGCTGACTGACAGTCCAATACCACATTGAGTAGAAGCGCCAACTAATAAGAAATTAACAATGTTTTGCTTTCTAATTTCAGATGTCACTCAAGCAGATCATTCTTATTAAATACAAGCAAAATATCTTCTCTTTGCTCAATAATAGTGGCAATACACAAACAGCACTTCACTATTACAGTGCGTCATAAAGTTCCAACTAATGACTATTTTGTTATCTAGAACCTAGTCCTTTTTCTTCCTCGATATAATATCATAGTCAATACATAACCCTTGCACATTGTCCAGCATAAATGATTTCCACTAGAAACAAAGTCAGCACAATGACATGAAATAGATAGCACATTTTTCAAGCCCCTTAAACATCATTCGATATTTCAATCTATTTGTGTATCTCCTTCACAACTATTCTTAGTAACATATCTTGATGTTGAGAAGGAAACTTAGAAATATTAGCAATCAATGTTGGAGCCATATCTGCTTTCTCCTCCACATGAACATTGCCTAAAGTGAGCAAAGACAAATGATGATAGTCTGAATCCACGAGACAAAACTGTAATAAGACTAAAGTAAAATCATGAGAGGGTGGATATCTTGTGTTGGACATACCAAGCGATCAAAGGCCATTTCAATATATATCATACAGAAGTTCCTAGCTATAAGAGCAGCGCCAACTTCCACGTATTCCTTCCACAGCTCCAACACTGGTAATCTAAATGACTTTTGATGTTCCACTCGCTTGTTTAAACGAGTCAAAATCTCCATGACCTAGTTTTATGATCCCAAGACAATTAACTGTAATAAAATAATACTCCATGCAAATTTTTTGGGAGCTGCATTTTTCAGCTTTGTGGCTTGTTTTGGCTCGTGACACAGGCTCAACAAACGAAGTATGAGACAGCAGATTTACATTAAAGAGCTAACCATGAGGAAACAATCGCTGGTGGTTACTTCTTATACAAGGTCATTTATGTAAGTCGATTACTTTATGCAAACTTCTACATCGTAAAACAATTTGTTGAACTTGCTTGGTAAATCAGAAGTTAAGAATTCAATCCTTTTAGTTAGAAAAACTAAGGTAGCTAAATTTCATATCACCTTATGGGAACAGAGCTTCTAGCCAACGTCATAACACCTTTACCGCGACGCGGGGTGCCCTAATTAATCCATGCTTCTAGCAATGGACAGCAAGTCGAAGTCTATGTTGTACAATCCACTTTTTTTAGCTTACAAGGAATTCAGCACTTGTCACCCTTACAGCTATTGACAGTCGTTTGCTAGGATGTTCTCCTATATGGCTGATCTCATAAAGTGAGGATGTTCATTTAATCAGAAAGAAGTGAATTCAATTAGTGAACGAATCGAAAAACCCAGGGACATATACTCGTCGTTATGAATTCAACCTCTACTTGGAAGAAAGTGATAGTCATCCTCGCGTGATTGCATTATTTAGCCAATAGATGAGTTTATgcaactttgaaaaaaaaaaagtgtattcTGTCAAGCCATTCATGCCTGATCTACTATGTTGCTTAATTAAAAGgttttcattgacaaatttaaTTCATCTGTAACAGTAAGGTCACTAAAGATATAAATGTTCATGTTCTATAAAGTGGAatgaatataaaagaaataaattctcAAAACGATGTCCGCCAGTTTCCCAGCATAACATTATTTCCTCCTAGAAAAAGTACATAACTCTGCACTATCAATCCTGAACATACATATTCACAAGTACACATACATAAGAATAAGATAATGTAGTATATATAATCACAGAAAATAAACCAATAAAtataatagaaaaaacaaacaaaataagcaCCAAATTCAGCAAacccaaatcccaaaaatgcctAACAGAAGAACCCCCAACCCGGTCGATTTAATGGAGCTGGCACTCGCCCCTGATGTCTGCTTCACATTctcggaggaagaagggaccGGTTTGTTGAAATTTCCAGGGATATTGGCGGTGTCAGGAGTGGAGGTATCATCATCTTGCTGGGGTTGGGGCGATGGGGAAGATGCATCGACGGGGTTCTTGAGGCTGTCAGGCAGGCCCTGGCCATGGATGACGTTGATCCTGAACCTCTGCCCGCTCTTGCACTGGTCTCCATCGTAGAAGCTGGAGAAGAAGTAGTTCATGCCCTCTTTCTTGAGGGGGATTGCGATGCTCCATGGCCCTGCTGCTTGGTTATAGTCTCCTTGGGATGAATATTCTGTGGTGTCTCTCGAGTCTGCATCATTGAAGTCGCACTTCTTGTATATTGTGAAGTTGTAGGTCTGAACTACGGAGTGGTTGGTATTTGTGTTGAAAActgcaggagagagagagagggatggtTTAGATAGAATCATGTCGAAAACTCCAAAAGATCTCATCATACTATAAAACCTTTggcttttttcatttaaatatcaTAAATATGTGTCATCAATCCACTCCAACATGGATATATGATACAAAAACAACGGCTGATTTCTCTACTCGGTTAATAATTAAACTCAAGATTTCAAGGTGGTGGACATTGAGAATTTGATG
Coding sequences:
- the LOC116248943 gene encoding blue copper protein 1b, whose protein sequence is MDSKCRTVLCLLLPLVFLTSSTAQAYTNYTVGDDLGWYDNTENSKINYQKWAAGKNFSLGDFLIFNTNTNHSVVQTYNFTIYKKCDFNDADSRDTTEYSSQGDYNQAAGPWSIAIPLKKEGMNYFFSSFYDGDQCKSGQRFRINVIHGQGLPDSLKNPVDASSPSPQPQQDDDTSTPDTANIPGNFNKPVPSSSENVKQTSGASASSIKSTGLGVLLLGIFGIWVC